A portion of the Fusobacterium perfoetens ATCC 29250 genome contains these proteins:
- a CDS encoding phosphate ABC transporter substrate-binding protein, translating into MKKLVKIFCGSVLFLGVSAFAYTAEEFKGQISFNGSSSLAPVISKISTNFVEKNGTWDKVNKDFPNEKIEIFVSSAGSGAGVKSVIEGVSDFGMVARQVKDSEKAKFKNYKEFVVASDALTISVNNENPILKYQKDISSETLKKIFSGEYKYWSDVDNRLEKKEIVVITRDLGGGAHEVFQTSIMGDTDVKMDAIQAPSMGALATKIVENKYAIGYASFGVYNLNKDKITAFTVDGVAPTEENILSGAYKIQRPLLFIKDGELTPAQKSFVDYIFSEEGVKAVEDGGYIPVK; encoded by the coding sequence ATGAAAAAATTAGTTAAAATCTTTTGTGGTTCTGTGTTATTTTTAGGAGTTTCTGCTTTTGCTTATACAGCCGAGGAATTCAAGGGCCAGATTTCTTTTAACGGTTCTTCATCATTAGCTCCTGTTATTTCAAAAATATCTACAAATTTCGTAGAAAAAAATGGAACTTGGGATAAAGTTAATAAAGATTTCCCAAATGAAAAAATAGAAATATTTGTTTCTTCTGCTGGTTCTGGAGCAGGAGTTAAAAGTGTTATAGAAGGTGTAAGTGATTTTGGTATGGTAGCTAGACAAGTAAAAGATAGTGAAAAAGCCAAATTTAAAAATTACAAAGAATTTGTTGTGGCTTCTGATGCTCTTACAATCTCTGTAAATAATGAAAACCCTATTTTAAAATATCAAAAAGATATATCTAGTGAAACTTTAAAAAAAATATTCTCAGGAGAATATAAATATTGGAGTGATGTAGACAATAGACTTGAAAAAAAAGAAATAGTTGTAATTACTAGAGATTTAGGTGGAGGAGCTCACGAAGTATTCCAAACTTCTATAATGGGAGATACTGATGTAAAAATGGACGCAATACAAGCACCATCAATGGGAGCTTTAGCTACTAAAATTGTAGAAAATAAATATGCTATTGGATATGCCTCTTTTGGTGTTTATAATCTAAATAAAGATAAAATAACAGCTTTCACAGTTGATGGAGTAGCTCCAACAGAGGAAAATATTTTATCTGGAGCATATAAAATCCAAAGACCATTACTTTTCATAAAAGATGGAGAATTAACACCAGCACAAAAATCTTTTGTTGATTATATTTTCTCAGAAGAGGGAGTAAAAGCAGTAGAAGATGGTGGATATATTCCTGTAAAATAG
- the pstC gene encoding phosphate ABC transporter permease subunit PstC — MLKNKIFELCVKLITLISFVILFSIILFILKEAYPLFSQMNIKDFLLGDRWRPVSARPSMGIFNIIMGTIYVGFVGVLLAFPIGIGTSIFLSCIIPKKLRDNLKPIINLLAAIPSVIYGFIGLVIVVKFFENLEMASGESVLAGGIVLSVMVLPFMIGISEETMSKLRKKYEGASINLGVSKYYMISELILPSSIKSIFVSLVLSLGRAFGETMAVMMVIGNAPIFPRILGKAQTISSLIALEMGMVEIGSLHYNGLFASAVVLILMIFFINVGINYFSYKFIGDNL; from the coding sequence ATGTTAAAAAATAAAATTTTTGAATTATGTGTAAAATTAATTACTCTAATCTCCTTTGTCATTCTTTTTTCTATAATACTATTTATTTTAAAAGAGGCATATCCTTTATTTTCTCAGATGAATATCAAAGATTTTTTATTAGGTGATAGATGGCGTCCTGTATCTGCAAGACCATCAATGGGAATTTTCAATATTATAATGGGAACTATATATGTTGGATTTGTAGGAGTTCTTTTAGCTTTTCCAATAGGAATTGGTACAAGTATTTTTTTATCTTGCATAATTCCCAAAAAATTAAGAGATAATCTAAAACCAATTATAAATCTTTTGGCTGCAATTCCGTCTGTTATATATGGATTTATTGGACTTGTCATAGTTGTAAAATTTTTTGAAAATTTAGAAATGGCTTCAGGAGAAAGTGTTTTAGCTGGTGGAATAGTTCTTTCTGTTATGGTTTTACCTTTTATGATTGGTATTTCAGAGGAAACTATGTCAAAACTTAGAAAAAAATATGAAGGAGCTTCAATTAATTTAGGAGTTTCAAAATATTATATGATAAGCGAACTTATTTTACCATCATCTATAAAAAGTATATTTGTATCTCTTGTATTATCTTTAGGACGTGCCTTTGGTGAAACTATGGCTGTTATGATGGTTATAGGAAATGCTCCTATTTTTCCAAGAATTTTAGGAAAAGCTCAAACAATTTCCTCTCTGATAGCCTTAGAAATGGGAATGGTAGAAATTGGTAGCTTGCATTATAATGGACTTTTTGCTTCTGCAGTAGTCTTAATACTTATGATATTTTTCATCAATGTAGGAATAAATTATTTTTCTTACAAATTTATAGGTGATAATCTATGA
- a CDS encoding PstA family ABC transporter permease — protein sequence MRIKDMLISIWAIISGIIIFSIIIFLIGYIFFKGYKVINFEFLFDVPRGLRLGQEGGIAPAIVGSFISSGIATIISSLLGTITAIHLNFYEKSKKRKEIINFVIKTIGGIPSIVLGLFGYTVFTLYFGFGRSIISGSLTLAIMIFPAIEMRIDRAFKEFDKNLILASYSLGVSKSYTIWKIIIPMCKESILSSFSLGYGYSIGATAPIMFCMAVVNSPITLNITKPTMSLSYHLYILMTQGISEEMAYGTAFVLLFIIILIIIFSTFIGKNRR from the coding sequence ATGAGAATAAAAGATATGTTAATTAGTATTTGGGCTATAATAAGTGGGATTATTATTTTTTCCATTATAATTTTTTTAATTGGGTATATTTTTTTCAAAGGTTATAAAGTTATAAATTTTGAATTTTTATTTGATGTACCTAGAGGATTAAGATTAGGACAAGAGGGTGGAATAGCTCCAGCTATTGTAGGGAGTTTTATTTCTTCTGGAATTGCTACAATTATATCTAGTTTATTAGGAACAATTACAGCTATTCATCTTAATTTTTATGAAAAAAGTAAAAAAAGAAAAGAAATTATAAATTTTGTTATAAAAACTATTGGAGGAATTCCCTCTATTGTATTGGGACTTTTTGGATATACAGTTTTTACTTTATATTTTGGTTTTGGTCGTTCTATTATTTCAGGAAGTTTAACTCTTGCTATTATGATATTTCCAGCTATTGAAATGAGAATTGACAGAGCTTTCAAAGAATTTGATAAAAATTTAATTTTAGCTTCCTATTCATTGGGAGTATCAAAAAGTTATACTATCTGGAAAATAATTATTCCTATGTGCAAAGAAAGTATTTTATCTAGTTTTTCTTTAGGATATGGATATTCTATTGGAGCTACAGCACCTATAATGTTTTGTATGGCAGTTGTAAATTCTCCTATAACTTTAAATATTACAAAACCTACTATGAGTTTATCCTATCATTTATATATTTTAATGACTCAAGGAATATCAGAAGAAATGGCTTATGGAACAGCCTTTGTATTACTATTTATTATTATTCTGATAATTATATTTAGCACTTTTATAGGAAAAAATAGGAGGTAA
- a CDS encoding phosphate ABC transporter ATP-binding protein, with product MENILKIKDLEVEIDNRKILKKINLDIKKNKITAIIGPSGCGKTTFLKSLNHLIQEENNVKINGDIFLGEKNIKNIEGEILRKHIGLVSQTPTPFPFSIYKNMTYAPIYYGERDKKVLDKIVKEKLEDAGLYEEVADDLKKSALKLSGGQQQRLCIARALTSDPEILLLDEPCSALDIQNTNKIENLLKKLSNKYTIVIVTHNLFQAKRISDYIAFFLDGQLIEMGETDKIFSSPKDKRTEEYIKGIYG from the coding sequence TTGGAAAATATATTGAAAATAAAAGATTTAGAAGTTGAGATTGACAATAGAAAAATTTTAAAAAAAATAAATTTAGATATTAAAAAAAATAAAATAACTGCAATTATTGGTCCATCAGGTTGTGGAAAAACTACTTTTTTAAAATCTTTAAATCACTTAATCCAAGAGGAAAATAATGTAAAAATAAATGGAGATATATTTTTAGGAGAAAAAAATATAAAAAATATTGAGGGAGAAATTTTGAGAAAACACATTGGTTTAGTTTCTCAAACTCCTACTCCTTTTCCTTTTTCTATTTATAAAAATATGACTTATGCTCCTATTTATTATGGTGAAAGAGATAAAAAAGTATTAGATAAAATTGTAAAAGAAAAATTAGAAGATGCTGGACTTTATGAAGAAGTTGCTGATGATTTAAAAAAATCTGCTCTTAAACTTAGTGGAGGACAACAACAAAGACTTTGTATAGCTAGAGCTTTAACTTCTGACCCTGAAATATTACTTCTTGATGAACCTTGTTCAGCTTTAGACATTCAAAATACAAATAAAATTGAAAATCTATTAAAAAAACTTTCTAATAAATATACTATAGTTATTGTAACTCATAATTTATTTCAAGCTAAAAGAATTTCTGACTATATTGCTTTTTTCTTAGATGGTCAATTAATAGAAATGGGAGAAACTGATAAAATTTTTTCATCTCCTAAAGATAAAAGAACAGAGGAATATATTAAAGGAATTTATGGATAA
- the rlmD gene encoding 23S rRNA (uracil(1939)-C(5))-methyltransferase RlmD, giving the protein MPVSIGEKIQLNIDKIVYGGEGLGYYNDFAIFVPMSVPGDKVEIEIISKKKNYARGIITKLLEAGAERIDNERISFEDFHGCDFGMLNYEAQLKYKQELVRDVMEKIGGVKDVEILPIVGSDEIYNYRNKVIEPFAYGKNHEIITGMFQKRSHDVFQVKENMLSSKLSNKVINKAKEILNNEKRISVYNEIEHRGILRHIMTRTNSYNEAMVVLVVNLKKVTKDVEEFLSKLYNQVEEIKSVYVSLNTEKTNFALGKTMVHLFGEKTIKEEISGIHFNISPSSFFQINLGQTKKLYNIGISYFDNIKDKYIIDAFSGTGTIGMMLSKEAHKVYSIEIVKSAVEDGMKTAKENNIENMEFIIGDVNKEIEKLMSSGKKVDSIIFDPPRKGIEEKTLRDLTNHKIDEIVYISCNPSTFARDSKILIEEGYKLEKIQPVDMFPQTVQIEVVGKFSLIKS; this is encoded by the coding sequence ATGCCTGTATCAATAGGAGAAAAAATTCAATTAAATATAGATAAAATTGTCTATGGTGGAGAGGGACTTGGATATTATAATGATTTTGCAATATTTGTACCAATGTCTGTCCCTGGAGACAAAGTAGAAATAGAGATTATCTCTAAAAAGAAAAATTATGCTAGAGGAATAATCACAAAATTATTAGAGGCTGGAGCTGAAAGAATAGACAATGAAAGAATATCTTTTGAAGATTTTCATGGTTGCGATTTTGGAATGTTAAATTATGAAGCTCAATTAAAATATAAACAAGAGTTAGTAAGAGATGTAATGGAAAAAATAGGTGGAGTTAAAGATGTAGAAATTTTACCGATTGTTGGGTCTGATGAAATATACAATTATAGGAATAAAGTTATTGAACCTTTTGCCTATGGAAAAAATCATGAAATTATTACAGGAATGTTTCAAAAGAGAAGTCATGATGTATTTCAAGTTAAAGAAAATATGCTTAGCTCAAAATTAAGTAATAAGGTTATTAACAAAGCAAAAGAGATATTAAATAATGAAAAGAGAATATCTGTATATAATGAAATAGAGCATAGGGGAATTTTAAGACATATAATGACTAGAACAAACTCTTACAATGAAGCTATGGTTGTTCTTGTGGTAAACTTAAAAAAAGTTACAAAAGATGTAGAGGAGTTCCTTTCTAAATTATATAATCAAGTAGAAGAAATAAAATCTGTTTATGTTTCATTAAATACAGAAAAAACAAATTTTGCTTTAGGAAAAACTATGGTTCATTTATTTGGAGAAAAAACTATTAAAGAGGAAATTTCTGGAATACATTTTAATATTTCCCCAAGTTCATTTTTTCAAATTAATTTAGGACAAACTAAAAAATTATATAATATTGGAATTAGTTATTTTGATAATATTAAAGATAAATATATAATAGATGCCTTTTCTGGTACAGGAACTATTGGAATGATGTTATCTAAAGAGGCTCATAAAGTATATTCTATTGAAATTGTAAAATCTGCAGTAGAGGACGGAATGAAAACTGCAAAGGAAAATAATATCGAAAATATGGAATTTATTATTGGAGATGTTAATAAAGAGATTGAAAAACTTATGAGTAGTGGAAAAAAAGTAGATTCTATAATTTTTGACCCTCCTAGAAAGGGAATTGAAGAAAAAACTTTAAGAGATTTAACTAATCATAAAATAGATGAGATTGTATATATCTCTTGTAATCCATCAACTTTTGCTAGAGATAGCAAAATTCTGATAGAAGAGGGATATAAATTGGAAAAAATCCAACCTGTAGATATGTTCCCACAAACTGTCCAAATAGAAGTTGTAGGAAAGTTTTCTTTGATAAAATCTTAA
- the rsmH gene encoding 16S rRNA (cytosine(1402)-N(4))-methyltransferase RsmH — MEDIKNTFSEYHTPVLYYETIENLVVNKDGVYLDCTLGGGGHSEGILKALSDKGILISIDQDQQAIDFASKRLEPYKNKWKVYKDNFQNLDTVLYMAGKYQVDGILMDIGVSSTQLDDETRGFSYRFDTKLDMRMDKSSSLSAYEVVNEYPEEKLSKIIYEYGEEKFARKIARFICETRNIKKIETTGELVEIIRRAYSGKSQKHPAKKTFQAIRIEVNKELEVLEIAIEKAVKSLKKGGRLAIITFHSLEDRIVKNKFKELEKGCTCPPELPVCICGKKPQVKILTKKPICAGVEELKYNNRSHSAKLRVIEKI; from the coding sequence ATGGAAGATATAAAAAATACATTTAGTGAATATCATACCCCTGTATTATATTATGAAACAATAGAAAATCTTGTGGTTAATAAAGATGGTGTTTATTTAGATTGTACTTTAGGTGGTGGAGGTCATTCTGAAGGAATATTAAAAGCTCTTTCTGATAAGGGAATATTAATATCTATAGACCAAGACCAACAAGCTATAGATTTTGCTTCAAAAAGATTGGAACCATATAAAAATAAATGGAAAGTTTACAAAGATAATTTTCAAAATTTAGATACAGTATTATATATGGCTGGTAAATATCAAGTAGATGGAATTCTTATGGATATTGGAGTATCTTCAACTCAACTTGATGATGAAACAAGAGGTTTTTCATATAGATTTGATACAAAACTTGATATGAGAATGGATAAAAGTAGCTCTCTTTCAGCTTATGAAGTTGTAAATGAATATCCAGAAGAAAAACTTTCAAAAATAATTTATGAATATGGAGAGGAAAAATTTGCTAGAAAAATAGCTAGATTTATTTGTGAAACTAGAAATATAAAAAAAATAGAAACTACTGGAGAACTTGTAGAAATTATAAGAAGAGCATATTCTGGAAAATCTCAAAAGCATCCAGCTAAAAAAACTTTCCAAGCTATAAGAATAGAAGTTAATAAAGAGCTTGAAGTTTTAGAAATTGCTATTGAAAAAGCTGTGAAATCTTTGAAAAAAGGTGGTAGACTTGCTATAATTACATTCCACTCACTAGAAGATAGAATTGTAAAAAATAAATTTAAAGAGCTTGAAAAAGGTTGTACTTGTCCACCAGAATTACCTGTATGTATTTGTGGAAAAAAACCTCAAGTAAAAATTTTAACTAAAAAACCAATATGTGCAGGAGTAGAAGAATTAAAATACAATAATAGGTCTCACTCAGCTAAATTAAGAGTAATAGAAAAAATATAG
- a CDS encoding YggT family protein produces MRLLLMNIVHYIVYILQIIILLRVLISWLAPYTRNDFTEIIYSITEPLLQPFRMILPLGYSRIDISPILAYIALNLIKKLIFFLIF; encoded by the coding sequence ATGAGATTATTATTAATGAATATAGTTCATTACATTGTATATATTTTACAAATTATAATTTTACTTAGAGTATTAATCTCTTGGTTAGCTCCATATACTAGAAATGATTTTACTGAAATAATCTATTCAATAACAGAACCACTATTACAACCTTTTAGAATGATATTACCTTTAGGGTACAGTAGAATAGATATTTCTCCTATATTAGCTTATATAGCTTTAAACCTTATAAAAAAATTAATATTTTTCTTAATATTTTAG
- the pgsA gene encoding CDP-diacylglycerol--glycerol-3-phosphate 3-phosphatidyltransferase: MNLPNKLTIARLVLAVPFIYFLENSVDGGWLYRIIALALFAVASITDFFDGYLARKYNLITDFGKVMDPLADKVLVISALVVMVYLRYIPSWMSIVVIFREFLISGIRIVVAAKGEVVAANKLGKYKTTSQMIVIMILILFGKEYPTLINLNTILMIIPVVLTIWSGIEYINITKHYFLEGN, translated from the coding sequence ATGAATTTACCTAATAAGCTTACAATAGCAAGATTAGTATTAGCAGTACCATTTATTTATTTTTTAGAAAACTCTGTTGATGGAGGTTGGTTATATAGAATTATAGCTTTAGCTCTATTTGCTGTAGCTTCAATAACAGATTTCTTTGATGGATATCTAGCAAGGAAATATAATTTAATAACAGACTTTGGAAAAGTAATGGACCCTTTAGCTGATAAAGTTTTGGTTATATCTGCTTTAGTTGTTATGGTTTATCTAAGATATATTCCATCTTGGATGTCAATAGTTGTTATATTTAGAGAATTTTTAATAAGTGGAATAAGAATTGTGGTAGCAGCTAAAGGAGAAGTTGTAGCAGCTAACAAGCTTGGAAAATATAAAACAACTTCTCAAATGATAGTTATAATGATATTAATTTTATTTGGAAAAGAATATCCTACATTAATAAATTTAAATACTATCTTAATGATAATCCCTGTGGTATTAACAATATGGTCTGGAATAGAATATATCAATATAACAAAACATTATTTCTTAGAAGGAAATTAA